Proteins co-encoded in one Cinclus cinclus chromosome 17, bCinCin1.1, whole genome shotgun sequence genomic window:
- the RNF10 gene encoding E3 ubiquitin-protein ligase RNF10 isoform X5 translates to MPPQRGGGGGSGKSFSSSNGGRRDEVAEAQRAEFSPAQFSGPKKINLNHLLNFTFEPRGQAGHFDGNGHGNWGKRNKWGHKPFNKELFLQANCQFVVSEEQDYTVHFADPDTLVNWDFVEQVRICSHEVPSCPICLYPPTAAKITRCGHIFCWACILHYLSLSEKTWSKCPICYGSVHKKDLKSVVAMETRQYAIGDTITMQLMRREKGVLVALPKSQWMNVVQPVYIRDDQHSQYSKLLLASREQVLQLVILEEKAALLKQYEEEKHTPEACFIEAAIQELKERETALSADQDKNNGIAGISAAVEELVLESSKAVEPAASQEKKCDVEYLSAFDEELVEPCSDLASSFSPPVEVEEAVLDEEEVPEVDTVEEPVTNPVEEPNPAETSCQESKDTLSSGHLGNSPFYYFYQAEDGQCMYLHPVNVRCLVREYGSLEKSPEKITAAVVEITGYSMTEDIRQRHRYLCHLPLTCEFSICELALKPPVISKETLELFSDDLEKRKRLRQKKARDERRRERRIEMEENKKQGKYPEVHIALENLQQFPAFTSCPGETTSVDHQGFSVSPLGRSPVFQTESIPTPLSPAASQVSPLLCGSLEEESPFPSFAQMLRVGKAKPEIWPKPAPKTRDENTLVLPVPGDSDGESDSSDRIPVPSFQNSFSQAIEAALLKLDKPSTADHLSGAGILLVQSSQRMTLMRMEQTWRSERYLVSGLRKDMFQESSICL, encoded by the exons ATGCCCCCTCAAAGGGGAGGTGGTGGTGGAAGTGGCAAATCTTTTAGCTCTTCTAATGGTGGAAGACGAGATGAG GTAGCAGAGGCTCAACGGGCAGAGTTCAGCCCTGCCCAGTTTTCTGGTCCAAAGAAGATTAATCTGAACCACTTACTGAACTTCACCTTTGAACCCCGTGGCCAAGCAGGACATTTTGATGGGAATGGACACGGCAACTGGGGTAAAAGGAACAAGTGGGGACATAAACCATTCAACAAGGAGCTCTTCCTGCAGGCCAA CTGCCAGTTTGTTGTCTCTGAAGAACAGGACTACACAGTCCACTTTGCTGATCCAGATACCTTGGTCAACTGGGACTTTGTGGAGCAAGTG CGCATCTGTAGCCATGAAGTGCCCTCTTGCCCCATATGTCTGTACCCACCGACAGCTGCCAAGATCACCCGCTGTGGGCACATCTTCTGCTGGGCATGTATCCTTCACTATCTCTCCCTGAGTGAGAAGACCTGGAGTAAGTGTCCTATTTGTTATGGCTCTGTTCATAAGAAGGATCTCAAGAG TGTTGTTGCTATGGAAACACGTCAGTATGCAATTGGTGATACCATTACGATGCAACTCATGAGGAGAGAGAAGGGTGTTCTGGTAGCACTGCCCAAATCCCAGTGGATGAATGTGGTTCAGCCTGTTTACATCAGAG ATGACCAGCACAGTCAGTATTCAAAGCTGCTTCTGGCATCCAGGGAGCAAGTCTTGCAGCTGGTGATCCTGGAGGAGAAAGCAGCATTACTGAAACAgtatgaggaagaaaaacatacCCCAGAAGCCTGTTTCATTGAGGCAGCTATCCAGGAGCTGAAG GAGCGAGAAACAGCACTCTCTGCTGACCAGGATAAAAACAATGGCATTGCTGGAATCAGTGCAGCTGTGGAAGAATTGGTCCTCGAAAGCTCCAAAGCTGTGGAGCCTGCTGCTTCCCAAGAGAAAAAG TGTGATGTGGAATATCTCTCTGCATTTGATGAGGAGCTTGTGGAGCCTTGCTCTGACCTGGCAAGTTCCTTTTCGCCTCCTGTGGAAGTAGAAGAGGCAGTGCTGGATGAGGAGGAAGTACCCGAGGTGGACACTGTGGAAGAACCTGTTACAAACCCTGTGGAGGAGCCAAATCCAGCTGAAACAAGCTGCCAAGAATCTAAAGATACACTTAGCAGTGGACATCTTGGCAACTCTCCATTTTACTATTTCTATCAAG CGGAGGACGGGCAGTGCATGTACCTTCACCCTGTGAACGTTCGATGCCTTGTGCGTGAATATGGCAGCTTGGAGAAGAGTCCAGAGAAGATAACTGCAGCTGTAGTGGAGATAACTGGCTACTCCATGACAGAG GATATAAGACAGCGTCATCGCTACCTCTGTCACTTGCCCCTCACCTGTGAGTTCAGCATTTGTGAACTGGCTCTGAAGCCACCTGTCATCTCTAAGGAGACTTTAGAGTTGTTTTCAG ATGACCTTGAAAAGAGGAAACGTCTACGGCAGAAGAAAGCTCGCGATGAGCGACGGCGTGAACGCAGGATTGAGATGGAAGAGAACAAGAAACAGGGCAAAT ATCCAGAGGTCCACATTGCTCTAGAGAATCTACAGCAGTTCCCTGCTTTTACCTCTTGCCCTGGAGAAACTACCAGTGTTGATCATCAGGGCTTCTCTGTGTCTCCTCTTGGCAGAAGTCCTGTGTTTCAGACAG AGTCTATTCCAACTCCGCTGTCACCTGCTGCTAGCCAGGTCAGCCCATTGCTCTGTGGAAGCTTGGAAGAAGagtctcccttcccttcctttgcCCAG ATGTTGAGAGTTGGAAAGGCAAAACCTGAAATTTGGCCTAAACCTGCTCCAAAGACAAGAG ATGAGAACACTCTGGTACTCCCTGTGCCTGGAGATAGTGATGGAGAAAGTGACAGCTCTGACCGGATACCTGTGCCCAGCTTCCAGAATTCCTTCAGCCAAGCTATTGAGGCAGCCCTCCTGAAACTGGACAAACCATCCACAGCTGATCACTTATCAG